Below is a genomic region from Candidatus Eisenbacteria bacterium.
ATGACCACGGGCGGCTTCATGCTCATGCCCTTTGCCAGCGCCTTCAGCGTCAACAACCTGAAGATTGATTTGGACCACTTACCCTGGGTCTACTTGGTCGCTGGATTGTCCAGCTTCGCGGCCGGCCCGCTCCTGGGCAGGCTCAGCGACGGGGTCGGCAAGTACCGGCTGTTCAGCATCGGATCGTTCGTGTCCATCGCCATGGTGCTGGTCTACTGCCGGCTCGGCGAGACTCCGCTGGCCTGGGTCATCGCCATCAACGTGCTGCTCTACGGCGCGATCGGCGCGCGCATGATCTCGAGCCAGGCGCTCATCTCGGCGGTCCCCGAGCTGGCCGAGCGCGGCGCCTTCATGGCGGCGAACGGCTCCGTCGCACAGCTCTCGGGGGGCGTGGCGGCCGGCATGGCGGGCCTGATCGTGGTGCAGCGTCCAGGGCAGCCCCTCGAGCACTACGACGTTCTCGGCTGGCTGGTGACCATCGCAGGCCTGGTGACCCTCGGTCTCCTGTACCCCATCCAAAAGATGGTGTCGGCCAAGATGGCCCAAGGCGGACCGGACAGCCGACTCGGTGGTAGCGCCCCCTCCGGGTCGGACGCACGCGCTCACGTTTCCGCTCGCTGAAGTTGCCGGCGCGGGAATCCATCCGTGGGTGCCCGACGAATGCCCGGGTCCGGCGCACGTGCCGGATTCCGGGCACGGGATCGGCGCGCTGGGTTGCGGCGCCGTGTTGGTCTCCTTCGAGTCGCAGGCACGCAGCTTGCGATTCAAGCGGCCATGCTCCGAGCCACCACTCCAGATCACGACCGGACACCGAGCGAGTCGTCGTGACTGCAGGTTCTAGGCGTCATCACCATGGGCTCTTCTTGTCATGAGCCGCGCGCGCCAAGGCGGCTTCCGCTAGCTGGGTGGCGTGAAGGTCGTCCACGAATCCGAGCGAACCATGAACCAACTGAGTGAAAGATGATCGGCGTCACCGGTGCATCAGGAATGCTCGGCGGCCTCGTACTCGACGGCCTGCTCGAGGTCGTTCCGCCGGGTCAGCTCGTGGCCGTGGTCCGCGATCCCGAGAAAGCGGCGCGATTCGCGTCGCGCGGCGTGCAGGTGCGACACGGCGACTACGCGGAGCCGGCGACGCTCGCGCCGGCGTTCGCCGGAGTCGAGCGCCTGCTCCTCGTATCGGGCACGGAGCTCGGCCACCGCGTCGAGCAGCACCGTGCAGTGATCGAGGCGGCCAAGGCCGCCGCTGTCGAACTCCTTGCGTACACGAGCGTGCTGCACGCCGATGCGAGCACCCTGCCGATCGCCGGCGAGCACGAGGCCACCGAAGTGATCCTCCGCGGCTCGGGCAGCCCGTGGGTCGTCCTCCGCAACGGCTGGTACATCGAGAACTACACGGACCGCCTCGCGATGCCACTTGCCCATGGCGCCTTTCTCGGCGCGGCACGATCGGGGCGCATAGCCGCCGCCTCGCGCGTGGACTACGCAGCGGCGGCGGTCGCGGTCCTCACGACGGACGGGCATCGTGGGAAGACCTACGAGCTCTCCGGCGATCACGCCTTCACGATGACGGAGCTCGCCGAATCGGTCTCGGAGTGGGTGGGCAAGCCGATCGCCTACCGCGATCTCTCGTCCGCGTCGTACCGCGAAGCGCTCTCGGAGACGGGTCTTCCCAAGCCGATCGTCGAGCTTCTGGTCGCCACCGACCTTGCGATCGCGCGCGGCGACCTGGACAGCCGGAGCCGCGACCTCCACGGCCTGATCGGACGCGACACCGCGACGCTGCGCGACGTGCTCGCGAGCCTCCCGAAGCCGTAGGCGACGAGCGCAACCCATCGCAGCGAGAAGGGACCAAGACATGGCCGACTTGGCGGGCAAGGTTGCAGTGGTGACAGGGGCTTCCCAGGGAATCGGGGCGGAGATCGCGCGGTCGATCGCAGCCGCGGGCGCGGCCGTGGTCGCGAACTACGCCGGCAGCCAGAAGGCTGCCGATCGGGTCGTCGAGGCGATCGTGCGGGCGGGCGGTCGCGCGATCGCCGTCCAAGGCGACGTCTCCCAAGCGGCCGAGGTCCGCCGGCTCTTCGCCGAGACGAAGGCGGCGTTCGGTGGTCTCGACGTCCTGGTGAACAACGCGGCTGTCGCCGGCTTCGCCCCGCTGGAGGCGGTCA
It encodes:
- a CDS encoding MFS transporter, with the translated sequence GPLGAILMPALSISTRQFGLAVSAYAFAAGLSGILAAGFADGFDRKKLLLFFYGGFIVGTFLCGVAPSYGFIVLARIVTGGFGGVIGSISMAIIADVFPIGVRGRVMGFVQAAFGASQVLGLPLGLWLGNHLGWHAPFLMIVALSTCGGAVILAKLRPVTAHLEAQVTRSPLAHLFKTVGQGRYLLVFLATIFMTTGGFMLMPFASAFSVNNLKIDLDHLPWVYLVAGLSSFAAGPLLGRLSDGVGKYRLFSIGSFVSIAMVLVYCRLGETPLAWVIAINVLLYGAIGARMISSQALISAVPELAERGAFMAANGSVAQLSGGVAAGMAGLIVVQRPGQPLEHYDVLGWLVTIAGLVTLGLLYPIQKMVSAKMAQGGPDSRLGGSAPSGSDARAHVSAR
- a CDS encoding NAD(P)H-binding protein, with translation MIGVTGASGMLGGLVLDGLLEVVPPGQLVAVVRDPEKAARFASRGVQVRHGDYAEPATLAPAFAGVERLLLVSGTELGHRVEQHRAVIEAAKAAAVELLAYTSVLHADASTLPIAGEHEATEVILRGSGSPWVVLRNGWYIENYTDRLAMPLAHGAFLGAARSGRIAAASRVDYAAAAVAVLTTDGHRGKTYELSGDHAFTMTELAESVSEWVGKPIAYRDLSSASYREALSETGLPKPIVELLVATDLAIARGDLDSRSRDLHGLIGRDTATLRDVLASLPKP